From Clostridiisalibacter paucivorans DSM 22131, one genomic window encodes:
- the aroA gene encoding 3-phosphoshikimate 1-carboxyvinyltransferase codes for MDTIRIIPSILRGIVNIPPSKSISHRAIICGALSSDITKIENIYFSEDIDATLNGVISLGAKLIYKEKNKYGSYNIAIKGTDGQIAPINNVINCNESGSTLRFLIPFAGLSNTKMVFNGKGNLIKRPLDTYYKIFQHQNIKYYNNRGLLPLTIDGMLKPDIFKVKGDISSQFITGLLFSLPLLNGDSKIIMTTELESKAYVALTLELLKIFSIDIKNIEYKEFHIKGNQAYKSTDYKVEGDFSQAAFWLSAGLISDKIQCTDLNKDSIQGDKSIVHTLKHMGGIISDNYIAEPSNLTGIEFDGSQHPDLVPIIATIASVSQGTTIIKKASRLRIKESDRLKAISTELNNLGANIKELDDGLIIMGKKYLNGGLVHSWNDHRIAMSLAIAAIKCKNPVFIKGASAVKKSYPNFWDDYKMLGGNINEWN; via the coding sequence TTGGACACTATAAGAATTATACCTTCTATACTTAGAGGTATAGTAAATATACCCCCTTCTAAAAGTATATCCCATAGAGCAATAATATGTGGTGCATTGAGCAGCGATATAACTAAAATAGAGAATATATATTTTTCCGAGGACATAGATGCTACACTCAATGGAGTCATATCCCTTGGAGCTAAATTGATATATAAAGAAAAAAATAAATATGGTTCATATAATATTGCAATTAAAGGTACTGACGGACAAATAGCTCCAATAAATAATGTAATAAACTGTAATGAATCTGGTTCTACTTTAAGATTTTTAATCCCCTTTGCTGGACTTTCAAATACAAAAATGGTATTCAATGGCAAAGGAAACCTTATAAAAAGGCCACTAGATACATACTATAAAATATTTCAGCATCAAAATATTAAATACTATAATAATAGAGGGTTATTACCTCTTACTATAGATGGTATGTTAAAACCTGATATTTTTAAAGTGAAAGGAGACATTAGTTCCCAATTTATTACTGGACTATTATTTTCACTCCCTTTACTAAATGGTGACTCTAAAATAATAATGACTACTGAGCTTGAATCAAAGGCATATGTAGCCCTTACTCTAGAACTGCTAAAAATATTTTCAATAGATATAAAAAATATAGAGTATAAAGAATTTCATATAAAAGGAAATCAAGCATATAAAAGTACAGATTACAAAGTAGAAGGAGATTTTTCTCAAGCTGCATTTTGGTTATCAGCAGGATTAATAAGTGATAAAATACAATGTACAGATCTAAATAAGGATTCTATCCAAGGCGATAAATCTATTGTCCATACTTTGAAGCATATGGGTGGAATTATTAGTGATAATTATATTGCTGAACCCTCTAATCTTACAGGTATAGAATTTGATGGTTCCCAGCACCCTGATTTAGTTCCAATAATAGCTACTATTGCATCAGTGAGTCAAGGTACAACCATTATAAAAAAAGCTTCAAGGTTGAGGATAAAAGAATCGGATAGATTAAAAGCTATTTCAACAGAACTCAATAATTTAGGGGCTAATATCAAAGAACTTGATGATGGCCTTATTATAATGGGAAAAAAATATTTAAATGGAGGATTAGTGCATAGTTGGAATGACCATAGAATAGCTATGTCATTGGCTATAGCAGCTATAAAATGTAAAAACCCAGTATTTATTAAAGGAGCATCCGCAGTAAAAAAATCTTATCCAAATTTTTGGGACGATTATAAAATGCTTGGAGGTAATATAAATGAGTGGAATTAG
- the aroB gene encoding 3-dehydroquinate synthase, which yields MKRMSVNTHNNTYDIFIKKGILHNVGSFIESFIKNKKVIIITDTNVNRLYGEYLMKNMRKYTSSIFKIVINAGEDSKSFDTLKQIYDKLLSFHVNRTDIIIAFGGGVVGDLAGFAASTYMRGIHFIQIPTTLLSQIDSSIGGKVAINHPKGKNLIGSFYHPKSVIIDPDLLDTLNNKFLYDGFGEVIKYSLIKDKYLYNTLIRINNKIDIFNHIEDIIYNCCKIKKDIVEKDEKDQGIRMLLNFGHTLGHAIEKYYAYKSYTHGEAIAIGMYNITKVSEDICITKKGTSKLILDILNKYNLPYDMPTNNIEKLFDFIRLDKKNSGTNINLVFIKEVGKGTLQQLDIKEFQKLLTVNLKG from the coding sequence ATGAAACGTATGTCTGTAAACACTCATAATAATACTTACGATATCTTTATAAAGAAAGGAATCTTGCATAATGTAGGTAGTTTTATTGAATCCTTCATTAAAAATAAAAAAGTAATCATAATAACAGATACCAATGTCAATAGACTATATGGAGAATATCTAATGAAAAATATGAGAAAATATACTTCTTCTATTTTCAAAATAGTAATCAATGCTGGCGAAGACAGTAAATCCTTTGACACTCTAAAACAAATATATGATAAATTATTATCTTTTCACGTAAATAGAACTGATATTATAATAGCATTTGGTGGTGGTGTGGTTGGTGACTTAGCAGGTTTTGCAGCTTCAACATACATGAGAGGCATCCATTTCATTCAAATACCTACTACATTATTGTCCCAAATAGATAGCAGTATAGGTGGAAAAGTGGCAATAAATCATCCCAAAGGTAAAAATTTAATTGGAAGCTTCTATCATCCAAAATCAGTAATTATAGATCCTGATCTTTTAGATACATTAAATAATAAATTTCTATACGATGGGTTTGGGGAAGTGATAAAATATTCATTGATTAAAGATAAATATCTTTATAATACTCTTATTAGAATTAATAATAAAATAGATATATTTAACCATATAGAAGATATAATATATAATTGCTGTAAAATAAAAAAAGATATTGTAGAAAAAGATGAAAAAGATCAAGGAATAAGAATGTTATTAAATTTTGGTCATACTTTAGGTCATGCTATAGAAAAATACTATGCCTACAAATCCTATACCCATGGTGAAGCCATAGCTATAGGCATGTATAACATAACAAAAGTATCTGAAGATATATGTATTACTAAAAAAGGTACCTCAAAACTTATTCTTGATATACTTAATAAGTATAATCTACCTTATGATATGCCCACTAATAATATTGAAAAGCTTTTTGACTTCATAAGATTAGATAAAAAAAACTCAGGCACAAATATAAATCTTGTTTTTATAAAAGAAGTAGGAAAAGGTACCTTACAACAGCTTGACATCAAGGAATTCCAAAAATTATTAACAGTTAATTTGAAAGGATGA
- a CDS encoding M20/M25/M40 family metallo-hydrolase, whose translation MITGEDNLSKRIEEIMMELVSVKSDTGTSEEREIEKYIYQWFKNLEYFKHNSDYFGKYSLKDDYLNRSVVWALVKGNGKNTVVFLHHHDAVDVYDYGVLSDYACNPKVLNEKIGSMPISEEVRYDLESGEWIFGRGTCDMKGGAAIQMALMEKYSKDENFQGNILLLSVPDEESLSAGMRGGAELLKELKDRFSLDYTALINSEPHQRDHRDTGIIYEGSVGKTMPVVYVRGKKTHIGDIFQGFNAVVLLSEIVKRTELNPDLSDVVGNEVSPPPSWSFARDGKESYDASIPPSAGGYFSILTMTRTPKDILEQLKNISQDAFESVIKEMNEKYKVFREKAGKKAEKLPWKSNVKTFAEIYEEAIKDSGDKFIDDFNKTVKKLEEDIKDNKINIPESNFVLIKKVLEYINDLSPVVIIAFSPPYYPHIANLNIEGTDSTIKLTEKLNNFAKDNFNESYEKRNYFMGISDLSYAALNDSDEVIPYIGPNMPLWEKLYTVPFEAMKELNLPSFIIGPWGKDLHKFTERVHRRDLIEKAPAVIEFALNELL comes from the coding sequence TTGATTACGGGAGAAGATAATTTGTCAAAGAGAATTGAAGAAATTATGATGGAATTAGTATCTGTGAAAAGTGATACTGGCACATCAGAAGAGAGAGAGATTGAGAAATATATTTATCAGTGGTTTAAAAATTTAGAATATTTCAAACACAATAGTGATTATTTTGGAAAATATAGTTTGAAAGATGATTATTTGAATAGGTCAGTAGTATGGGCCCTTGTAAAGGGAAATGGAAAAAATACGGTAGTATTTTTACATCATCATGATGCAGTTGATGTTTATGATTATGGAGTACTGTCAGATTATGCGTGTAATCCAAAGGTATTAAATGAAAAAATTGGTAGTATGCCCATATCGGAAGAGGTAAGATATGATTTAGAAAGTGGAGAATGGATATTTGGTAGAGGCACCTGTGACATGAAGGGTGGTGCGGCTATACAGATGGCATTGATGGAGAAATATTCTAAGGATGAAAACTTCCAAGGTAATATTTTATTATTATCTGTGCCTGATGAAGAATCTCTTTCAGCAGGTATGAGGGGAGGAGCTGAACTACTAAAAGAACTTAAAGACAGATTTAGTTTGGACTATACTGCATTGATAAATTCTGAGCCCCATCAAAGAGACCATAGAGACACTGGAATAATATATGAAGGGTCAGTAGGAAAAACAATGCCTGTAGTATATGTAAGGGGCAAAAAGACCCATATAGGAGATATATTCCAAGGTTTCAATGCGGTTGTATTGCTTTCTGAGATAGTAAAGAGAACAGAGTTAAATCCTGATTTGTCTGATGTGGTAGGCAATGAGGTATCACCACCTCCATCTTGGAGTTTTGCTAGAGATGGAAAAGAAAGCTATGATGCTTCCATACCGCCATCAGCAGGAGGATATTTTAGTATACTTACAATGACAAGGACACCTAAAGATATATTAGAGCAATTAAAAAATATTTCACAGGATGCTTTTGAAAGCGTTATTAAAGAAATGAATGAGAAATATAAAGTTTTTAGAGAAAAGGCTGGAAAGAAGGCAGAAAAATTACCATGGAAATCCAATGTAAAGACTTTTGCAGAAATTTATGAGGAGGCAATTAAAGACTCGGGAGATAAATTTATAGATGACTTTAATAAAACTGTGAAGAAATTAGAAGAAGATATAAAGGATAATAAGATAAATATACCTGAAAGCAATTTTGTGTTGATTAAGAAGGTATTAGAATATATAAATGATTTGTCACCAGTAGTCATTATAGCATTTTCACCGCCATATTATCCACATATTGCAAATCTCAATATTGAAGGCACAGACAGTACAATTAAATTGACTGAAAAGCTGAACAATTTTGCAAAGGATAATTTCAACGAATCATATGAAAAGAGAAATTATTTTATGGGAATATCAGATTTGAGCTATGCAGCACTAAATGATAGTGATGAAGTTATTCCATATATTGGTCCCAATATGCCATTGTGGGAAAAATTATATACAGTACCCTTTGAAGCTATGAAAGAACTAAATTTACCATCATTTATCATAGGACCTTGGGGAAAAGATTTACACAAGTTTACTGAAAGGGTCCATAGAAGAGATTTAATAGAAAAGGCACCAGCTGTTATAGAATTTGCACTTAATGAATTACTTTAA
- a CDS encoding alanine/glycine:cation symporter family protein codes for MDRFLEIIGAITAWVWGIPMLLLLGVGGFILSARMGFFQVRYAPYILKQTFGKMFGKSNVGGDGTVSPFQAVTAALASTVGASNIIGVPAAIMFGGPGAVFWMWIMAIMGMGPKFIEVVLGMKYRGKNEEGEYVGGPMYYMEKGLNMRWLGVIFSFFLMTELIPSVMVQANSVAASAKESFNISPSITGIFTLVVVGLVVIGGIKRIGKVTEKLVPIMASLYLLGALIIIVLNIGKVPEVIGLIFSYAFRPMAAVGGFAGSALAATVRWGVARGMYSNEAGMGTAPMAHAAAVTDHPVRQGFWAIFEIIVDTLLICTATAFVVLSSGLWNAPGAMDNPSGMPAAAFSHYFGPIGGYVVTISLLFFVVSTLIVVIFYGEKQAEFLFGLKFSRVMRYVYLISIYIGAIGAAKLLWQFLDIMLATIILPNMIAVFLLHKDVVELTKEFFTSEKYYLKDIGKTK; via the coding sequence ATGGATCGATTTTTAGAAATAATCGGTGCTATAACGGCATGGGTTTGGGGAATACCGATGTTGTTATTATTAGGCGTAGGAGGATTTATCTTATCTGCTAGAATGGGATTTTTTCAAGTAAGGTATGCACCTTATATTTTAAAACAAACATTTGGTAAGATGTTTGGTAAATCCAATGTAGGTGGAGATGGAACAGTATCACCATTTCAAGCGGTTACAGCAGCCCTTGCATCTACAGTTGGAGCATCAAATATTATAGGGGTTCCAGCAGCTATAATGTTTGGAGGTCCTGGTGCCGTATTCTGGATGTGGATTATGGCTATAATGGGTATGGGACCTAAATTTATAGAAGTCGTACTTGGTATGAAGTATAGAGGAAAAAATGAAGAGGGGGAATATGTTGGAGGCCCAATGTATTATATGGAGAAGGGTCTAAATATGAGATGGCTAGGTGTCATATTTTCATTTTTCCTAATGACAGAATTAATACCAAGCGTTATGGTTCAAGCAAATTCAGTTGCTGCATCAGCAAAGGAATCTTTTAATATTTCACCATCAATAACTGGAATATTCACCCTTGTAGTAGTGGGATTAGTTGTAATAGGGGGTATAAAAAGGATAGGTAAGGTAACAGAGAAACTTGTGCCAATTATGGCCAGTCTTTATCTTTTGGGAGCACTAATTATTATAGTTCTTAATATAGGCAAGGTGCCTGAAGTTATTGGATTAATATTTAGTTATGCATTTAGACCTATGGCAGCTGTAGGTGGATTCGCAGGTTCTGCACTTGCTGCAACAGTTAGATGGGGTGTAGCTAGAGGTATGTATTCCAATGAGGCAGGTATGGGTACTGCACCTATGGCTCATGCTGCGGCAGTAACAGATCATCCAGTAAGACAGGGATTCTGGGCGATATTTGAAATTATAGTTGATACACTTCTTATTTGTACTGCAACAGCATTTGTTGTATTATCTTCTGGATTATGGAATGCACCAGGTGCTATGGATAATCCATCAGGTATGCCAGCAGCAGCATTTAGTCATTATTTTGGTCCAATAGGTGGATATGTAGTAACTATTTCGTTATTATTCTTTGTTGTTTCAACACTTATAGTTGTTATATTCTATGGAGAAAAACAGGCAGAATTTTTATTTGGGCTTAAATTTTCAAGGGTAATGAGATATGTGTATCTAATATCAATTTATATTGGAGCAATTGGAGCAGCTAAGTTATTATGGCAATTCCTTGATATTATGCTTGCTACAATTATATTACCGAATATGATAGCAGTATTTTTACTTCATAAAGATGTAGTTGAGCTTACGAAGGAATTCTTTACTTCAGAAAAATATTATTTGAAAGATATAGGCAAGACTAAATAG